The following are from one region of the Quercus robur chromosome 1, dhQueRobu3.1, whole genome shotgun sequence genome:
- the LOC126720635 gene encoding subtilisin-like protease SBT4.15, producing the protein DKNIKKNAYIVYLGEAPPLRSNAIVHQHNLLSSIIKDESIAQQARIHSYTKSFNAFAANLLPDEVQKLKENENVVSVFPSKVRKLHTTRSWDYLRMPLSIKRNLKIESNIIVGVLDTGVYMGAPSFNDKGVGPPPSKWKGRCQVVGKFTGCNNKVIGATFYNNDPKFPQRKPSPLDVDGHGSHTSSTIAGATVAGASLYGLGKGTARGGVPSARIAMYKVCWPEGCSDIDLLAGLDDAIDDGIDVLSISIGEGSSGFFDDPIAIGAFHAMKKGIFIACSAGNSGPYVYTVQNTAPWIMTVGAASMDMEFRTPIKLGNGKENAGLSINTFTPNKKMYPLTNAAIAADSTLSPGSSPWYCDQGKLDQKKVNGKIVVCKEAANETYIKSLGGIGVLISVIGKIDTSFTAIIPKAIIDFSFGNTTLTYVNSTKAPQAIIYKSKRVPNVAAPFVASFSSRGPTILTSTILKPDIVAPGIDILAAYSKLASLTGSPDDNRFDVYNIISGTSMSCPHVAAAAAYVKSFHPDWSPSAIKSALMTTG; encoded by the exons gacaaaaacattaaaaaaaat GCGTACATTGTGTATTTGGGAGAGGCACCGCCGTTAAGAAGCAATGCTATTGTTCATCAACACAACTTACTTTCTTCAATAATTAAAGA TGAGAGTATTGCCCAACAAGCTAGAATACATAGCTACACCAAGAGTTTTAATGCATTTGCAGCAAACCTATTGCCAGATGAAGTTCAAAAACTTAAAG AGAACGAAAATGTGGTGTCAGTATTTCCTAGCAAAGTACGGAAACTTCATACAACAAGATCATGGGATTACTTAAGAATGCCTCTCTCAATAAAGAGAAATCTTAAAATTGAAAGTAATATTATTGTTGGAGTATTAGATACAG gAGTTTATATGGGTGCTCCAAGTTTTAATGACAAAGGAGTAGGACCTCCTCCATCAAAATGGAAGGGTAGATGCCAAGTAGTAGGCAAGTTTACCGGCTGCAACAA CAAGGTAATAGGTGCAACTTTCTACAACAACGACCCCAAATTTCCCCAAAGAAAGCCATCCCCACTAGATGTTGACGGCCACGGCTCTCACACTTCATCCACCATAGCAGGTGCCACAGTAGCAGGCGCAAGCTTGTACGGTTTAGGCAAAGGCACAGCTCGAGGTGGGGTTCCATCAGCACGCATTGCAATGTACAAGGTGTGTTGGCCCGAAGGTTGCAGTGATATAGACCTTCTGGCTGGATTGGATGATGCCATTGATGACGGAATTGACGTGCTATCAATATCTATCGGTGAGGGTTCAAGTGGCTTCTTTGACGATCCCATTGCAATCGGTGCCTTTCATGCAATGAAGAAGGGGATTTTCATAGCATGTTCAGCGGGAAATAGCGGCCCATATGTGTATACAGTGCAGAACACAGCTCCTTGGATAATGACTGTTGGTGCTGCTAGCATGGATATGGAGTTTAGGACTCCGATTAAACTTGGAAATGGCAAGGAAAATGCT GGACTCTCCATCAACACATTTACACCAAATAAGAAGATGTACCCTCTAACCAACGCGGCAATAGCAGCCGATAGTACTTTATCGCCAGGTTCATCTCCCTG GTATTGTGATCAAGGGAAGCTAGACCAGAAAAAAGTCAATGGAAAGATTGTGGTATGCAAAGAAGCAGCAAATGAAACTTACATCAAGTCTTTGGGTGGGATCGGGGTGTTGATATCTGTCATAGGGAAGATAGATACGAGCTTTACAGCTATCATCCCTAAAGCCATTattgattttagttttggtAACACAACTCTTACATATGTCAACTCAACCAA AGCCCCTCAAGCTATCATATACAAGTCCAAAAGAGTTCCCAATGTTGCTGCACCCTTTGTGGCTTCCTTTTCATCTCGAGGTCCGACCATACTCACTAGCACAATACTTAAG CCGGATATAGTGGCACCTGGGATAGATATACTTGCTGCTTACTCTAAACTTGCATCATTGACTGGAAGTCCTGATGACAACCGGTTTGATGTATATAATATAATCTCTGGAACTTCAATGTCTTGCCCTCATGTGGCTGCTGCCGCTGCCTATGTCAAATCATTCCACCCTGATTGGTCTCCTTCTGCAATCAAATCGGCCCTAATGACAACTGGTTAG